Genomic segment of Parachlamydia sp. AcF125:
GCCAATGGAATAAGCAAGCTACAGTTTCTTAGTCACATGCTGGATATACAAAGAAAACCCTCACAAATAGGAAAAGTCTTATGAACAGTCATGCAAACAATTACAATTATCTTTATTTAGAGCCGGGTTATTACGCACGTTTTAACAAGGATGTAGGAAATAGCCAGCTGGAAATCTACCGTCCAAATACGAAAACCTGGGTAGCAGAAAACAACCCCAAAATGATCAGGCGTTTTAATCAAGATGGCTCCCAAATTAGCTATCAGGAATTTTTAGAACATAATAATGAAAAAAATAACCCATCCTTTGTGTCTAAGACTTAAGAGCCTGATTGTCCTCCTAGCTTGGCATTAAACGTTAGGAGTTGGCTTAAATGGCAAGGCTTAGCCATCGGCAAGGGGATACTCCTGCTGATGGCTACTAAGTCTGGCATTCTGCTGAAAAAGTAAGCCTTAATGGCTTAAAATAAGGGGAAGACACAACCGCTCTCTTTTCAGCGCATGTGGCTGTAGTGGCCAATTTACGCCTCCTACATGAGGCATCTTTCTCCTATTATCGTAAGGTTGAGCAAGCGTTCGCGATTAGCGTCAATTATTTTCCTCTTAGTTGATTTTTAAGGGGGAATCAGGGTGGCAGGAAAGCACATTCAAAAAGAAGAGGAATACAGAAGGACTAGCAGAATTTATCCATCCTCTTTACTTGTTTTTGGATGGTCCCAATCATTTGGTAAAAATGAGTTGGGGATGAGTCTAGCAATAAGATTTTGAGTCAGCCTTTGATGAGATAGCTTTACATCCTTTCCACCAAATTTGCACAAGGGCAGCACTAAAAAACTCCCAAATTCCAACAACAGAAGATAGCTATCGACGCCCCTTTCTCAGGCTATACTTAAAATAGCTGCCTTGATTCTTGTATATCCTAAAATTTTTTATTTTTAATTTTCCGATAGGCCTTTATTCTCGTGAAATCTAAGGGGTATTAACTTAATAAAGCCTATCCAGCCATTAAATAGCCAATAAGAGATAAATTGAATTTCAATTCAGTTGAGTCTTTTTATATATCCATTATTTCAAAAAATGCTGAGGCACTTTTGCTATCCTTCCCTTAGTGAAGAGTTGCTTTTTTTTCAAGCGAAGGGGGTTCCCTCATTGCCTCTCTCGATTTTGCGCTAAGATAGAGAGGGCCTAGCTTACTGAGAAAAAAAATATTCGCCGTAGGTTGCGGCCCATTAAAGAAAATATCGACTATTTTTTAATTTCCCCTGCAAAGTTAAAGAGGTTGCCAAAATATTGAGCAAAATAGAAGGAGAAGATATAAAAAAAGGGTAGAGGTTTCATGAGAAGAACTGTTGTGTGGAAATCCCTAGAAGATATCGGGCATTTCATAAAACATTGCGCGAAAAATAAGAGGTTACCGTTAAAGAAACCAGGACAAGTTAGAGATATGGTGGTGATGGAGCGTTTACATTCGCTTAAGAAGGATGGTCGAAGAAGAAAAAGCAATGCTTGTCCAGCTGTATAGCTCTCTTTCTCACAGATTTGTAAGGATACCTTATTAGTATCCAAGAATAAAGCCACTTTATCTATCAACATACCCTTTTTGCAGCTAGTTAGTATAGATAGAGGGAAAGAATCATTAAAATAAGGAGCGTTCAAATGAATTATAATTATCTTTATTTAGAGCCAGGCTATTATGCACGTTTTAGCAAAGATATAAAAAATAGCCAGTTGGAAATCTATCAACCAAATACGGGAATTTGGGTAGTAGAAAACAACTCCCGAATGATCAGGCGTCTTAATGAGGATGGCTCACAAATTAGCTACGAAGATTTTTTAAAATATATAAATGGCAAAAATGATTAATCATTTGGAAAACTCTGATGCTGATCCTAACTTTCCATTAGACTCCGGTGTTGAGTTTTAAATGGCAAGCTACAGCTAGAATTCAAGGGCGATTCCCTTGCACTAGCTGTGAATAGCCAATCTTTGAATAAAAAGCTTTGTGCTTATTTATTGCTGCTTCTCTGCCTAAATCCAAATTAAAGCCCTCGTTAGCTAAGAAAAAATAACCAGACCAAAATATAAACGTCTTATCGGTCTATCTCTTCTTTGTGATATCTCGAGAAGGTAGTTAAAGTCTGGGCAAAAGAGCTTGCACAAGATCAAACGGTTAAGAGGGGAGCCAGAAAAGAAATAAGTGGAAGAATGGCTAAAAGAGATGAAAAGTAGGCAGCGTCCTTCACCATTCCACGAAGGACTGGAAGGATGTTTATAATGAATATATAGAGAATCGTTTAAGTTAGTTTAAATACAAGTCAGCAAAAAAACTTGCAGTAAGAGCTGAAAAGATAGGAAGTAATCATTGGCACTTAATTTAAAACTGTGTACACCTTTTAATTGCACCGAGTTTTTCTAGTAGTTGCATAAACCGAACAAAGGAGATTTCCTTATGACAAGTTTATTTCTTGCTTTCTTGCCTTTATTTTATTACATCAACTCGCCCGTGATTGAAATGCGAGAACAACCAAACCAAGAGTCAGAAATCGTTTCTCAGGCGTACTTTGCTGAAGGAATTAAGGTTCTTGAAGAGGCGCACGACTGGATAAAAATTGAAACCACCGTGGATCATTATAAAGGGTGGATCAAAAAAGGCTCGCTTTGCCAAAGGCAAGATTCTTTCCTATCAAATTCCTCCACAACGTTTGCAAAGGTCAATCGATGTGCAGCCCATCTTTATAGCGTACAAGACACTGTCTATGGGCCCATCTTAACGTTGCCTTTTGAAAGCAAGCTAGAAGTTTTAGAGCCTAAAGAAGAATCCAATAGCCGTTGGATCAAAGTCTCCTTAGTCGATGGGCGTGAAGGGTATATTCAACGAGGGGATGTGGCGGTTAATCCAACTTTCGTAGGTCGTGAGCAAATGTGCAACTTAAGTTTGCAGTTTTTAGGCTTACCTTATACTTGGGGAGGCCGCTCTAGCTTTGGATATGATTGCTCTGGTTTTGTGCAAATGTTATATCGCCAAATGGGAATCTATCTGCCACGCGATACAAAAGATCAAATTAATTGGAAAGGCCTTACAGCTATTTCAGTAGAGGAGCTGTCGCCAGGAGATTTGATATTCTTTGGTTTAGCAGAGGATAAAATCCGCCACGTAGGCCTGTATCTAGGTAATAATCAATTTATCCATGCGACTGTCGCTGAAAATTTACCTTACATTCGTATCAGTAAACTATCAGATCCTGAATGGAACGGTTCGGGTAGG
This window contains:
- a CDS encoding SH3 domain-containing C40 family peptidase, which encodes MTSLFLAFLPLFYYINSPVIEMREQPNQESEIVSQAYFAEGIKVLEEAHDWIKIETTVDHYKGWIKKGSLCQRQDSFLSNSSTTFAKVNRCAAHLYSVQDTVYGPILTLPFESKLEVLEPKEESNSRWIKVSLVDGREGYIQRGDVAVNPTFVGREQMCNLSLQFLGLPYTWGGRSSFGYDCSGFVQMLYRQMGIYLPRDTKDQINWKGLTAISVEELSPGDLIFFGLAEDKIRHVGLYLGNNQFIHATVAENLPYIRISKLSDPEWNGSGRFIYRAARKLKVMSED